In Nymphaea colorata isolate Beijing-Zhang1983 chromosome 5, ASM883128v2, whole genome shotgun sequence, one genomic interval encodes:
- the LOC116255135 gene encoding probable serine/threonine-protein kinase PBL8 → MGNCGTREESAVVTHAQVQQLHMFQLPAKNTPSEKRHKRSSSELSDSSNPKNADDPRHTVASAKVIAFTLFELETITKSFRSDYILGEGGFGTVYKGYIDENVRVGLKSLPVAVKVLNKDGLQGHREWLTEVNFLGQLRHPNLVKLIGYCSEDDHRLLVYEFMFRGSLENHLFRKASVPLSWATRMMIAFGAAKGLAFLHNAEKPVIYRDFKTSNILLDSDYTAKLSDFGLAKAGPQGDQTHVSTRVMGTYGYAAPEYVMTGHLTARSDVYSFGVVLLELLTGRRSVDKTRPPKEQSLVDWARPKLNDKRKLLQIIDPRLESQYSVRAAQKACSLAYYCLSQNPKARPLMSDVVETLEPLQSTGMDDAATMLGSIQGVEYRMRHAYASPAGSISSCRSPHGNASPGGPPACRVR, encoded by the exons ATGGGAAACTGTGGAACCAGAGAGGAATCGGCTGTCGTTACCCATGCTCAAG TTCAGCAGCTCCACATGTTTCAGTTACCAGCTAAAAATACCCCTTCTGAGAAGAGACACAAACGCTCTTCATCAGAATTGAGCGACTCTTCGAACCCGAAAAATGCAGATGATCCGAGGCACACAGTAGCATCCGCCAAAGTCATCGCCTTCACTCTGTTTGAGCTTGAGACAATCACTAAGAGCTTCCGCTCGGATTATATCCTTGGGGAAGGAGGATTTGGGACGGTGTACAAAGGATACATTGACGAGAACGTGAGGGTTGGTCTAAAATCCCTACCTGttgctgttaaggtccttaacaAGGACGGCCTTCAAGGTCACAGAGAATGGCTC ACGGAGGTTAATTTCCTGGGGCAGCTTCGGCACCCCAATTTGGTGAAGCTGATTGGATATTGTTCCGAGGACGATCACAGGCTGCTTGTCTATGAGTTCATGTTTCGGGGCAGCCTTGAGAACCACCTGTTCCGAA AGGCATCTGTTCCGTTATCTTGGGCAACAAGAATGATGATTGCATTTGGGGCTGCAAAAGGGCTTGCTTTCCTGCACAATGCCGAAAAACCGGTCATCTACCGAGATTTCAAAACCTCAAATATATTGTTGGACTCT GACTATACAGCTAAGCTTTCTGATTTTGGACTGGCCAAAGCAGGGCCTCAAGGAGATCAGACACATGTTTCCACACGTGTGATGGGCACCTATGGATATGCAGCTCCTGAATATGTCATGACTG GTCACCTGACAGCAAGGAGCGATGTTTATAGCTTCGGTGTTGTGCTTCTGGAGTTGCTAACTGGTAGACGATCAGTTGACAAGACACGGCCTCCCAAAGAGCAAAGTTTGGTGGATTGGGCTCGTCCCAAGCTGAATGACAAGAGAAAACTTCTGCAGATCATCGATCCCCGACTTGAGAGTCAGTATTCAGTGAGGGCTGCACAAAAAGCTTGCAGCTTAGCATATTACTGCCTGAGCCAGAATCCAAAGGCCAGGCCCCTCATGAGTGATGTTGTGGAAACCTTGGAGCCACTACAGAGCACGGGCATGGACGATGCAGCAACTATGCTTGGTTCGATACAGGGTGTTGAATACCGGATGAGGCATGCCTATGCGAGTCCTGCTGGTAGCATTAGCAGTTGCCGATCTCCTCATGGTAATGCTTCCCCTGGAGGGCCTCCTGCCTGTCGGGTCAGATGA